A stretch of the Zeugodacus cucurbitae isolate PBARC_wt_2022May chromosome 6, idZeuCucr1.2, whole genome shotgun sequence genome encodes the following:
- the LOC105215625 gene encoding uncharacterized protein LOC105215625, producing the protein MFAKHLLKVSKVLRGATPRNASKAPSSPFADGGIHSTMNDLPIPEGDWQEHYNRRNLKNSAVLFVGIGSLISSLYMHFTDEVINWNYKVPVYDRCV; encoded by the exons ATGTTTGCCAAGCATTTGTTGAAAGTGAGTAAGGTGCTGCGCGGTG CAACGCCACGCAACGCCAGCAAAGCGCCGAGTTCACCCTTCGCCGACGGTGGCATCCATAGCACCATGAATGACTTGCCCATCCCGGAGGGTGATTGGCAGGAGCATTACAATCGTCGCAATCTGAAGAATAGTGCGGTGCTCTTCGTCGGCATTGGCTCGTTGATTTCATCGTTGTATATG CACTTTACGGATGAGGTCATTAATTGGAACTACAAGGTGCCTGTCTATGATAGATGCGTCTGA